Proteins encoded in a region of the Anopheles aquasalis chromosome 2, idAnoAquaMG_Q_19, whole genome shotgun sequence genome:
- the LOC126571501 gene encoding glutamate-gated chloride channel isoform X13: protein MPASDRRASTEPEYSVQLTFREQWLDERLKFDDIGGRLKYLTLTEANRVWMPDLFFSNEKEGHFHNIIMPNVYIRIFPYGSVLYSIRISLTLACPMNLKLYPLDRQVCSLRMASYGWTTADLVFLWKEGDPVQVVKNLHLPRFTLEKFLTDYCNSKTNTGEYSCLKVDLLFKREFSYYLIQIYIPCCMLVIVSWVSFWLDQGAVPARVSLGVTTLLTMATQTSGINASLPPVSYTKAIDVWTGVCLTFVFGALLEFALVNYASRSADRAADMHRENMKKKRREMEQASLDAASDLLDTDSNATFAMKPLVRHPGDPMALEKLRQCEVHMQAPKRPSCCRSWLSKFPTSPFKKVPCLGRGQCSRSKRIDVISRITFPLVFALFNLVYWSTYLFREEEED, encoded by the exons GAGTACAGTGTGCAGCTTACGTTCCGAGAACAGTGGCTGGACGAACGATTAAAGTTCGATGACATCGGAG GCCGCTTAAAGTACCTTACACTGACCGAAGCAAACCGTGTGTGGATGCCTGATTTGTTCTTCTCGAACGAGAAGGAAGGTCACTTCCACAACATCATTATGCCGAACGTCTACATCCGTATCTTCCCGTACGGATCGGTACTATATAGCATACGTATTTCACTCACGTTGGCCTGCCCGATGAATCTTAAGCTGTACCCACTGGATCGTCAGGTGTGCTCACTGCGTATGGCAAGCT ATGGTTGGACGACGGCCGATCTTGTGTTTCTCTGGAAGGAGGGCGATCCGGTACAGGTGGTGAAGAATCTGCATCTGCCCCGCTTCACGCTCGAAAAGTTCTTGACCGATTactgcaacagcaaaaccaacaccg GTGAATACAGCTGCCTGAAGGTGGATCTGCTGTTCAAGCGAGAGTTCTCGTACTATCTGATCCAGATCTACATTCCCTGCTGTATGCTGGTCATCGTATCGTGGGTGTCGTTCTGGCTCGATCAGGGTGCGGTACCGGCCCGGGTTTCGCTCGGTGTCACCACGCTCCTGACCATGGCGACGCAAACGTCCGGCATTAACGCCTCGCTGCCACCCGTCTCCTACACCAAGGCCATCGACGTGTGGACCGGCGTCTGTCTGACGTTCGTGTTCGGGGCCCTGCTCGAGTTCGCACTCGTCAACTATGCATCCCGTTCAG CGGATAGGGCTGCAGACATGCACCGGGAAAACATGAAGAAGAAACGGCGTGAGATGGAGCAGGCCAGCCTGGACGCGGCCTCGGATCTGCTGGACACCGACAGTAACGCTACCTTCGCGATG AAACCGTTGGTACGCCATCCGGGTGATCCGATGGCTCTAGAGAAGTTGCGCCAGTGTGAGGTGCACATGCAGGCCCCGAAGCGGCCCAGCTGCTGTCGCAGTTGGCTCTCCAAGTTCCCCACCAG CCCCTTCAAGAAGGTGCCGTGTCTGGGACGAGG GCAATGCTCCCGTTCGAAGCGGATCGACGTCATCTCCCGGATAACGTTCCCGCTCGTGTTCGCGCTGTTTAACCTGGTGTACTGGAGCACCTACCTGTTCcgcgaggaggaagaagactAG
- the LOC126571499 gene encoding uncharacterized protein LOC126571499 isoform X1: MYEKWIEKSKTRSQRNETVRNRRKVLLVATLLVSYALPTDGGGQRRSAPALIDSGVRAVAPVSGGLQATTKLRPVGKQQQQPATTSGNNDDDDDDDDDDDEDYFDFGFDDDDDDDDDDESEEEEEEEEEETEVPEVGPTSAPVLETSTIRARLLSDAAFNKISETLGALNTVGRYIVNITKGQEASAITQVDPDTKETVPEALLTLTKTVLGQNITKSFEPLIKRVGAPGESEGTVDAVTSGPLLLVPTTATTTKEGVLEIAVNRSTVESVQTVAQRKEDNEVNLGESGSSATSSVQPTGPVVSEQKKKKKKKKKNKVKRKDPAHQEVRPTPSSTTTRRPEPAPSNKIIESTKDNENRCRTPDGRPGRCEDLSTCPGLLLDLSHLRESLCFKSLFVPGVCCPISSPSTQLTTPKPAPVRPATVAPSLVLAPVTKPTTTTTTTKRPLVPVYTVAPDLDGALLSATLKPLDNIVDPDDCGQQEYSSGRIVGGIEAPTGQWPWMAAIFLHGTKRTEFWCGGSLIGTKYILTAAHCTRDSRQRPFAARQFTVRLGDIDLSTDGEPSAPVTYKVTEVRAHPRFSRVGFYNDIALLVLDKPVRKSKYVIPVCLPGANLPSKERLAGRRATVVGWGTTYYGGKESTKQQQATLPVWRNEDCNRAYFQPITDNFVCAGFSEGGVDACQGDSGGPLMMLVEARWTQVGVVSFGNKCGEPGYPGVYTRISEYMEWIRENTKK; the protein is encoded by the exons atgtatgaaaaatggatcgagaaaagcaaaacgcgatcgcagcgaaacgaaacggtgcGGAACCGCCGGAAAG tgttgctggtggccacgctGCTCGTCTCGTACGCTCTGCCCACCGATGGAGGAGGACAACGGAGatcagcaccggcactgaTCGACTCCGGGGTTAGAG CAGTGGCACCGGTTAGTGGGGGGTTGCAGGCCACGACGAAGCTGCGCCCGGttggcaaacagcagcaacaaccggccaccacctccggcaacaatgacgacgacgatgatgatgacgacgatgacgatgaggattattttgatttcgggttcgacgacgacgatgacgacgatgatgatgatgaatcagaggaagaggaagaggaagaggaggaagaaactGAGGTACCAGAAGTGGGACCAACCAGTGCACCGGTGCTGGAAACGAGTACAATCCGTGCCCGGCTCCTGTCCGATGCGGCTTTCAACAAAATCTCGGAGACGCTCGGTGCCTTGAATACTGTCGGTCGGTACATCGTAAACATCACGAAGGGACAGGAGGCGAGCGCGATCACGCAGGTCGATCCCGACACGAAGGAAACGGTCCCGGAGGCCCTCCTGACGCTCACGAAAACCGTGCTCGGTCAGAACATTACAAAATCCTTCGAACCGTTGATCAAACGCGTTGGTGCGCCCGGTGAGTCGGAGGGCACCGTGGATGCCGTCACGTCCGGACctttgttgctggtgccaACAACGGCCACCACTACTAAGGAGGGTGTTCTAGAGATCGCGGTTAATCGCTCGACCGTGGAGTCGGTCCAGACCGTAGCGCAACGCAAGGAGGACAACGAAGTTAATCTTGGGGAGTCTGGGAGTAGCGCGACGTCTTCCGTTCAGCCCACCGGCCCTGTGGTTtcggagcagaagaagaaaaagaaaaagaagaagaagaacaaggtTAAGCGGAAGGATCCGGCCCACCAGGAGGTGCGGCcaacaccgagcagcaccaccacgcgaCGTCCGGAACCGGCGCCAAGCA ATAAAATCATCGAGTCAACGAAAGACAACGAGAATCGATGCCGAACACCGGATGGCCGGCCAGGGCGCTGTGAGGATCTCAGTACCTGTCCGGGACTTTTGCTGGACTTGAGTCACCTGCGGGAGTCACTCTGCTTCAAGAGTCTGTTCGTGCCGGGTGTTTGCTGTCCAATCAGTAGCCCTAGCACACAGCTAACCACACCGAAACCGGCCCCGGTACGACCGGCAACGGTCGCCCCTAGTCTGGTGTTGGCTCCGGTCACGAaaccgacgaccacgacgacgacaacgaagcgTCCGCTTGTGCCCGTATACACCGTCGCACCGGATCTTGATGGTGCGCTACTGTCGGCGACACTGAAACCACTCGATAACATCGTCGATCCGGACGATTGTGGTCAACAGGAGTACTCGTCGGGGAGGATCGTCGGTGGTATTGAGGCACCGACCGGTCAGTGGCCCTGGATGGCGGCCATCTTTCTACACGGTACCAAGCGGACCGAGTTCTGGTGCGGTGGATCACTGATCGGAACGAAGTACATCCTGACGGCGGCTCACTGTACCCGGGATTCTCGTCAGCGACCGTTTGCCGCACGGCAGTTTACGGTCCGGTTGGGTGATATCGATCTGTCGACCGATGGGGAACCGTCGGCCCCGGTCACGTACAAGGTGACGGAGGTACGAGCTCATCCACGGTTCTCGCGTGTCGGTTTCTACAACGACattgcgctgctggtgctggataaGCCGGTGCGCAAATCGAAGTACGTCATTCCGGTGTGTCTGCCGGGAGCGAATCTTCCTTCGAAGGAGCGTCTTGCGG GTCGGCGAGCGACGGTGGTTGGCTGGGGTACGACCTATTACGGTGGCAAAGAGtcaacgaagcagcagcaggccacgtTGCCGGTCTGGCGGAATGAGGACTGCAACCGGGCGTACTTCCAGCCCATCACGGATAACTTTGTTTGTGCCGGTTTCTCGGAAGGTGGCGTCGATGCGTGCCAGGGAGACTCGGGTGGACCACTGATGATGCTTGTTGAAGCCCGCTGGACCCAGGTTGGGGTCGTTTCGTTCGGAAACAAGTGCGGTGAACCTGGCTATCCCGGTGTCTACACGCGGATCAGCGAGTATATGGAGTGGATAAGGGAGAACACCAAGAAGTAG
- the LOC126571499 gene encoding uncharacterized protein LOC126571499 isoform X2, producing the protein MQTNWTTVSLAVLLVATLLVSYALPTDGGGQRRSAPALIDSGVRAVAPVSGGLQATTKLRPVGKQQQQPATTSGNNDDDDDDDDDDDEDYFDFGFDDDDDDDDDDESEEEEEEEEEETEVPEVGPTSAPVLETSTIRARLLSDAAFNKISETLGALNTVGRYIVNITKGQEASAITQVDPDTKETVPEALLTLTKTVLGQNITKSFEPLIKRVGAPGESEGTVDAVTSGPLLLVPTTATTTKEGVLEIAVNRSTVESVQTVAQRKEDNEVNLGESGSSATSSVQPTGPVVSEQKKKKKKKKKNKVKRKDPAHQEVRPTPSSTTTRRPEPAPSNKIIESTKDNENRCRTPDGRPGRCEDLSTCPGLLLDLSHLRESLCFKSLFVPGVCCPISSPSTQLTTPKPAPVRPATVAPSLVLAPVTKPTTTTTTTKRPLVPVYTVAPDLDGALLSATLKPLDNIVDPDDCGQQEYSSGRIVGGIEAPTGQWPWMAAIFLHGTKRTEFWCGGSLIGTKYILTAAHCTRDSRQRPFAARQFTVRLGDIDLSTDGEPSAPVTYKVTEVRAHPRFSRVGFYNDIALLVLDKPVRKSKYVIPVCLPGANLPSKERLAGRRATVVGWGTTYYGGKESTKQQQATLPVWRNEDCNRAYFQPITDNFVCAGFSEGGVDACQGDSGGPLMMLVEARWTQVGVVSFGNKCGEPGYPGVYTRISEYMEWIRENTKK; encoded by the exons ATGCAAACGAACTGGACAACCGTTTCCCTCGCAG tgttgctggtggccacgctGCTCGTCTCGTACGCTCTGCCCACCGATGGAGGAGGACAACGGAGatcagcaccggcactgaTCGACTCCGGGGTTAGAG CAGTGGCACCGGTTAGTGGGGGGTTGCAGGCCACGACGAAGCTGCGCCCGGttggcaaacagcagcaacaaccggccaccacctccggcaacaatgacgacgacgatgatgatgacgacgatgacgatgaggattattttgatttcgggttcgacgacgacgatgacgacgatgatgatgatgaatcagaggaagaggaagaggaagaggaggaagaaactGAGGTACCAGAAGTGGGACCAACCAGTGCACCGGTGCTGGAAACGAGTACAATCCGTGCCCGGCTCCTGTCCGATGCGGCTTTCAACAAAATCTCGGAGACGCTCGGTGCCTTGAATACTGTCGGTCGGTACATCGTAAACATCACGAAGGGACAGGAGGCGAGCGCGATCACGCAGGTCGATCCCGACACGAAGGAAACGGTCCCGGAGGCCCTCCTGACGCTCACGAAAACCGTGCTCGGTCAGAACATTACAAAATCCTTCGAACCGTTGATCAAACGCGTTGGTGCGCCCGGTGAGTCGGAGGGCACCGTGGATGCCGTCACGTCCGGACctttgttgctggtgccaACAACGGCCACCACTACTAAGGAGGGTGTTCTAGAGATCGCGGTTAATCGCTCGACCGTGGAGTCGGTCCAGACCGTAGCGCAACGCAAGGAGGACAACGAAGTTAATCTTGGGGAGTCTGGGAGTAGCGCGACGTCTTCCGTTCAGCCCACCGGCCCTGTGGTTtcggagcagaagaagaaaaagaaaaagaagaagaagaacaaggtTAAGCGGAAGGATCCGGCCCACCAGGAGGTGCGGCcaacaccgagcagcaccaccacgcgaCGTCCGGAACCGGCGCCAAGCA ATAAAATCATCGAGTCAACGAAAGACAACGAGAATCGATGCCGAACACCGGATGGCCGGCCAGGGCGCTGTGAGGATCTCAGTACCTGTCCGGGACTTTTGCTGGACTTGAGTCACCTGCGGGAGTCACTCTGCTTCAAGAGTCTGTTCGTGCCGGGTGTTTGCTGTCCAATCAGTAGCCCTAGCACACAGCTAACCACACCGAAACCGGCCCCGGTACGACCGGCAACGGTCGCCCCTAGTCTGGTGTTGGCTCCGGTCACGAaaccgacgaccacgacgacgacaacgaagcgTCCGCTTGTGCCCGTATACACCGTCGCACCGGATCTTGATGGTGCGCTACTGTCGGCGACACTGAAACCACTCGATAACATCGTCGATCCGGACGATTGTGGTCAACAGGAGTACTCGTCGGGGAGGATCGTCGGTGGTATTGAGGCACCGACCGGTCAGTGGCCCTGGATGGCGGCCATCTTTCTACACGGTACCAAGCGGACCGAGTTCTGGTGCGGTGGATCACTGATCGGAACGAAGTACATCCTGACGGCGGCTCACTGTACCCGGGATTCTCGTCAGCGACCGTTTGCCGCACGGCAGTTTACGGTCCGGTTGGGTGATATCGATCTGTCGACCGATGGGGAACCGTCGGCCCCGGTCACGTACAAGGTGACGGAGGTACGAGCTCATCCACGGTTCTCGCGTGTCGGTTTCTACAACGACattgcgctgctggtgctggataaGCCGGTGCGCAAATCGAAGTACGTCATTCCGGTGTGTCTGCCGGGAGCGAATCTTCCTTCGAAGGAGCGTCTTGCGG GTCGGCGAGCGACGGTGGTTGGCTGGGGTACGACCTATTACGGTGGCAAAGAGtcaacgaagcagcagcaggccacgtTGCCGGTCTGGCGGAATGAGGACTGCAACCGGGCGTACTTCCAGCCCATCACGGATAACTTTGTTTGTGCCGGTTTCTCGGAAGGTGGCGTCGATGCGTGCCAGGGAGACTCGGGTGGACCACTGATGATGCTTGTTGAAGCCCGCTGGACCCAGGTTGGGGTCGTTTCGTTCGGAAACAAGTGCGGTGAACCTGGCTATCCCGGTGTCTACACGCGGATCAGCGAGTATATGGAGTGGATAAGGGAGAACACCAAGAAGTAG
- the LOC126571504 gene encoding MKI67 FHA domain-interacting nucleolar phosphoprotein-like: MGEIKKAGKKGPLSSADPPIIKPQTEERGVVMVKNLPRGFYERELRQLFSQFGDVLRVYVARSKRTLRCKGFAYVEFPLRDVAVIAASALNNYMMFGQVLKTVVLPRRHHVMLSTSLQAFDDQGRLTTKYMLWLKRQAALANGVIPDSTLQARAARKLAKLKQAQGLVAESSSELAKHYAKTVALLEKDSVLAENRKRPAKPKAKEVNATQKDKKPEAHQEDEDDEDDDDDESFTALKPDDWDVPAPVVAPLNPEQKKATIEAAKRAKKNLKPQEPTQKKLKKVDKVIKKSPAKKVKATIKRGKNKVA, from the exons ATGGGTGAAATCAAAAAGGCCGGCAAAAAAGGACCGCTCTCCAGT GCGGATCCCCCGATCATCAAGCCACAGACCGAGGAACGCggcgtggtgatggtgaagaacCTTCCGCGTGGATTCTACGAGCGCGAGCTACGCCAGCTGTTCTCCCAGTTCGGCGATGTGTTGCGCGTATATGTGGCCCGTTCTAAACGTACGCTCCGGTGTAAAGGATTTGCCTACGTCGAGTTCCCGCTGCGTGATGTGGCCGTGATTGCCGCGAGCGCGCTCAACAACTACATGATGTTCGGACAGGTACTGAAGACGGTGGTGCTACCCCGGCGGCACCACGTAATGCTGAGCACCTCGCTGCAAGCGTTCGACGATCAGGGTAGACTGACCACCAAGTACATGCTGTGGCTGAAGCGTCAAGCGGCCCTCGCAAACGGCGTCATTCCGGATTCGACTCTGCAAGCGCGTGCTGCCCGGAAGCTGGCTAAGTTGAAACAGGCACAGGGTCTCGTGGCGGAGTCATCGTCCGAGTTGGCTAAGCACTACGCAAAGACAGTGGCACTGCTGGAGAAGGATTCGGTGCTGGCGGAAAACCGTAAGCGTCCGGCGAAACCGAAGGCGAAGGAGGTTAATGCAAcacaaaaagataaaaaaccGGAAGCACATCAAgaagatgaggacgatgaggatgatgatgatgatgaatcgtTCACTGCACTGAAGCCTGATGACTGGGACGTTCCGGCACCGGTGGTAGCCCCGCTCAACCCGGAACAGAAGAAAGCTACGATCGAGGCCGCTAAGCGTGCGAAGAAGAATTTGAAACCTCAGGAGCCGACTCAGAAAAAGCTGAAAAAGGTAGATAAAGTAATCAAGAAGAGCCCAGCGAAAAAGGTCAAGGCGACCATCAAGCGCGGAAAGAATAAAGTAGCCTAA
- the LOC126571500 gene encoding molybdenum cofactor synthesis protein cinnamon, whose amino-acid sequence MFYVITISDSCSAGEATDTSGPLLVGLIKETLKTEAVNYLLIPDERELIEKSLLYACDVLKVRAVFTTGGTGFAPRDVTPEATRAVITKEAPQLSLAMTLRSLEKTKFAVLSRAVCGIRDRTLIVNLPGSKKAVQECYESIVDVLPHVLNLLSDGDIDRVRETHREVQQGPSNIKREHVCPHATGKGTDDDRNSPYPMISVDEALQKILATLPLIEAAKPQISRVNIPPFRASIKDGYALKSIGGKGMKKVIGYIAAGDEIVRSNFTIDECYKINTGAPLPEHADAIIQIEDTKVISRENDYEKMIQVSTDPEPSLDVRAIGSDLRMAEEVFRYRFPLDATQRAMLASIGEQVSVLKLKVAILSTGDELLHPYDANPDGGSFEGKIYDSNTTMLVALIRQFGFTEDQCEIRQQVVKDDFDSLKNAISSLTGSMHVIICTGGVSMGDKDFVKPVLADLGYDIVFGRVNVKPGKPCTYASSPMTKFFGLPGNPVSAFVTFHLFALPALRWYLCTINETAPQIAKCCLPMIDVELLDSINELDPRPEFARATIRSRKGKLLANVTGNQLSSRLKSTIDADALIELPARTRDRTSINAGTLVKAYIIRSDFVSHYH is encoded by the exons ATGTTTTATGTGATCACCA TAAGCGATAGTTGCTCCGCTGGCGAAGCAACGGACACCAGTGGGCCCCTGCTGGTTGGCCTGATTAAAGAAACGCTCAAGACCGAAGCCGTGAACTATCTGCTGATTCCGGATGAGCGAGAACTGATCGAG AAATCATTGCTCTACGCGTGTGATGTGCTGAAGGTGCGTGCCGTTTTCACTACCGGCGGAACGGGATTTGCGCCACGTGATGTAACACCCGAGGCCACTCGTGCCGTTATCACGAAAGAGGCACCGCAGCTTTCGCTCGCCATGACGCTGCGCAGCTTGGAGAAAACCAAGTTTGCAGTCCTCTCGCGAGCCGTATGCGGAATCCGGGATCGCACACTGATCGTGAATCTGCCGGGCAGCAAAAAGGCCGTACAAGAGTGCTACGAGTCGATCGTAGACGTACTGCCGCATGTACTGAATCTGCTGAGTGACGGTGACATTGATCGCGTACGTGAAACGCACCGGGAGGTACAGCAGGGTCCGAGCAATATCAAACGGGAACACGTTTGTCCACACGCCACCGGCAAGGGAACGGACGATGACCGTAACTCGCCGTACCCCATGATCAGTGTCGACGAAGCATTGCAGAAGATCCTGGCAACGTTGCCTTTGATCGAAGCAGCCAAGCCACAGATTAGCCGAGTTAATATTCCACCATTCCGAGCATCGATCAAGGATGGTTATGCACTGAAGTCGATCGGTGGCAAAGGAATGAAGAAAGTCATCGGCTACATTGCAGCGGGTGATGAGATCGTGCGCTCCAACTTTACAATCGACGAGTGTTACAAAATCAACACGGGTGCACCCCTGCCCGAACACGCCGATGCCATCATCCAGATTGAAGACACTAAGGTGATCTCGCGAGAAAATGATTACGAGAAAATGATCCAAGTGTCGACCGATCCGGAACCATCGCTTGATGTTCGCGCAATCGGCAGTGATCTGCGGATGGCAGAGGAAGTCTTTCGCTATCGTTTCCCGCTTGATGCAACTCAACGCGCTATGTTGGCGTCCATCGGGGAGCAGGTGTCAGTGTTGAAGTTGAAGGTGGCCATTCTTTCGACCGGTGATGAGCTACTTCACCCGTATGATGCTAACCCGGACGGAGGATCGTTTGAGGGAAAGATTTACGattccaacaccaccatgCTGGTCGCACTGATCCGTCAGTTCGGTTTCACCGAAGATCAGTGCGAGATTCGTCAGCAAGTCGTGAAAGATGA TTTCGACTCATTGAAGAATGCCATCAGTTCCTTGACGGGCTCGATGCATGTTATCATCTGCACCGGTGGTGTATCGATGGGTGACAAGGATTTCGTTAAGCCCGTGCTGGCGGATCTCGGCTATGATATAGTATTCGGTCGAGTTAATGTTAAGCCCGGTAAACCGTGCACCTACGCCAGTAGTCCAATGACCAAGTTCTTCGGTTTACCGGGCAATCCCGTGTCTGCATTCGTAACGTTCCATCTGTTCGCTCTGCCTGCGTTACGCTGGTATCTCTGTACGATCAACGAGACGGCACCGCAGATCGCCAAATGTTGTCTGCCCATGATCGATGTTGAG CTGTTGGATTCCATCAACGAACTGGATCCACGTCCAGAGTTTGCCCGAGCGACGATACGCTCCAGGAAGGGTAAACTGCTGGCAAATGTTACCGGCAATCAGTTAAGCAGCCGCCTAAAGAGCACCATCGATGCTGATGCGCTGATTGAACTCCCGGCGAGAACAAGAGACCGCACATCGATCAATGCTGGCACTCTGGTCAAGGCGTACATTATACGATCGGATTTCGTTTCCCATTACCACTAA